One Variibacter gotjawalensis genomic window, TGATTTTCGACGTGTTCGGCACGCTGGTCGATTGGCGTTCTTCGATCGCGCGCGAGTCGCGCCTCGTGCTCGAACCGCTCGGCTACAAACTCGATTGGGACGCCTTCGCGGATGCATGGCGCGGGCGCTATCAGCCGACGATGGAGGAGGTGCGCTCCGGCCGCATTCCGTTCTCCAAGCTCGACACGCTCCACCGCATCAATCTCGATTACATCCTACCGCGCCATGACGTGAAGCCGCTTCCCGAAGAGACGCTGCGGCATCTCAACAACGCGTGGCACCGGCTCGACGCGTGGCCCGAAGTGCCGGAAGCGCTGCGCCGTCTGCGCAAGAAATTTCTGCTCGCGCCCTGCTCGAACGGCAACATCGCGCTGATGGCCGATCTCGCGCGCCGCAACGATATCTGGTGGGATGCCATCCTCGGTTCCGACGTCGCACGCGACTACAAGCCGAAGCCGATCGTTTATCTCGCCTCGTGCGACGCATTTAATCTCACGCCCGGCGAAGTGATGATGGTCGCGGCGCATTCGAGCGATCTCGCCGCCGCCGCCGAGCAAGGTCTCAAGACCGGCTTCATCGGCCGCCCGAACGAGCACGGCCCTGGCAAGGGCGAGACGAAGCCCGCGACGAAAGTCGACTACGCGGGCAGCGATCTCGCCGACCTCGCCACGCAGCTTAGCTGCTGAACAAACGTCCACACGAGAAGGCACGTCATGACGTCTCTGCTTCCTCTTTCGCGTTTCAAGGTTCTCGATCTCACCCGCGTGCGCGCCGGCCCGACCGCCGTGCGCGTGCTTGCCGATTGGGGCGCCGAGGTCATCAAGGTTGAGATGCCGGACGAAGCCGGCGACATGCTCGGCAGCCGCGACGGGTCGGACTTCCAGAACCTCCACCGCAACAAGCGCGCGATCACGCTGAACCTTAAAGAAGAGGCTGGCCGCGAAGTCTTCTACGAACTCGCCAAGAATGCAGACGTCGTTGTCGAGAACTACCGCGCCGACGTAAAGCACCGCCTCAAGATCGATTACGAGACGCTGAAGAAGATCAACCCGCGCATCGTCTACGGCTCGGTCTCCGGCTTCGGCCAGGATGGGCCGTATGCGAAACGCCCCGGCTTCGACCAAATCGCGCAAGGCATGGGCGGCATTATGTGGATCACGGGTCTGCCTGAGCAGGGCCCGGTGCGCGCCGGCCTCCCGATCGCCGATCTCGGCGCCGGAATCTTCTGCGCGATGGGCATCCTCATCGCGTTGCTCGAGCGTGAGGTCTCCGGACAAGGCCAGTGGGTGCAATCGTCGCTGCTGCAGGCGCAGGTCAACCTGCTCGACTTCCAGGCGACGCGTTGGCTCATCGACGGCAAGGTGCCGCCGCAGGCCGGCAACGACCACCCGACCTCGATCCCGACCGGCGTGTTCGAGACGAAGGACGGCTTCATCAACATCGCGGCCGCCGGCAAGATCATGTTCAAGCGCCTCGCCGACGCGATCGGCGCGCCGGAACTCTTCGACAACCCGGATTACAAGGACGATGCATCGCGCTCGGCCAATCGCCATGCCCTCAACGCTTCGATCGCCGAGAAGACGAAGCACAAAACCAGCGCCGAATGGATCGAGCTGCTCAATGAGGCCGGTGTACCCACAGGGCCGATTTACAAGATGAACGACGTCTTCGCGGACCCGCAGGTGAAGCATCTCGGCATGGCTGTCGATGTCGAGCACCCGCGGCTCGGCAAACAGACGCTAGTCAGCCAGGGCATGAAGCTGTCGCGCACGCCGTCGAGCATCCGCTCTGCGACGCCCGAAAAGGGCGAACATACCGACGAGATCTTGTCCGAGATCGGCTACGACAAGGCGAAGATCGCGGGCCTGCGTGCGAAGGGGATCGTTTAGCGCACCGTCTGTGCCACCCACCGGAACTCCGCCCGCAATTTGCGCATAAGCACATGACGTAAAAGC contains:
- a CDS encoding CaiB/BaiF CoA transferase family protein, which gives rise to MTSLLPLSRFKVLDLTRVRAGPTAVRVLADWGAEVIKVEMPDEAGDMLGSRDGSDFQNLHRNKRAITLNLKEEAGREVFYELAKNADVVVENYRADVKHRLKIDYETLKKINPRIVYGSVSGFGQDGPYAKRPGFDQIAQGMGGIMWITGLPEQGPVRAGLPIADLGAGIFCAMGILIALLEREVSGQGQWVQSSLLQAQVNLLDFQATRWLIDGKVPPQAGNDHPTSIPTGVFETKDGFINIAAAGKIMFKRLADAIGAPELFDNPDYKDDASRSANRHALNASIAEKTKHKTSAEWIELLNEAGVPTGPIYKMNDVFADPQVKHLGMAVDVEHPRLGKQTLVSQGMKLSRTPSSIRSATPEKGEHTDEILSEIGYDKAKIAGLRAKGIV
- a CDS encoding haloacid dehalogenase type II, translated to MVKALIFDVFGTLVDWRSSIARESRLVLEPLGYKLDWDAFADAWRGRYQPTMEEVRSGRIPFSKLDTLHRINLDYILPRHDVKPLPEETLRHLNNAWHRLDAWPEVPEALRRLRKKFLLAPCSNGNIALMADLARRNDIWWDAILGSDVARDYKPKPIVYLASCDAFNLTPGEVMMVAAHSSDLAAAAEQGLKTGFIGRPNEHGPGKGETKPATKVDYAGSDLADLATQLSC